AGCGCAGGCCGAGCGGGAAGAACAATTCGGTGAAGATCGGGCCGCCCGTGATGTTCACCGAGTCTTCAAGCTGCTCGAGATACGTCATTTCTTCTCCCGCGTTGCGATAGTGATGGGCGACCATGTTGCGGACATAATTGAGCCCGAGCGTCAGCAGCGCCAAGAAATACAGTTGCAGGCCGTAGGTCCAGGGGCGAAACCCGGCCGTGATTGCGACGAGGATGACTGTCGCCCGCAGGCAGCAAGCCATTTCCAGCGCCGCCCAGGCCTTCCGCGGCGCCCAAGGGGGCACTTCGAGCCGATGGCGGAAGTTGATCACGAACGACGACATGTGCTCGAGCGCCCATTTCCGCATTGGCGGATACAGGAACGAAAGCGGCGCGACCACCAACAGCCGGACATAAATGTAAATCGGCAACAGCGGCACTTGCAGCCAAAACCAGAGCAGCTTCCAGCGCGATCCGTTTCCGAGCGGAAGGTATTCGCCGTCGCGAATCGTGCCGTAGCGATGGCTGTTGTGATGGTCGATGTGGTTCTCGTAAAAGAACGACGGCATGAGCATCGGAATGCCCGCCAGCAAGTTCCAACCAATTCGGAACGCCAGCAACTCTCCTTGCCGCAAATGCGTGATCTCGTGGACGAAACTTCCGACCCGGAAGAGCGCGAACCCCGCGATCAGAAAGCTGGCAATCTGCAACA
This is a stretch of genomic DNA from Pirellulales bacterium. It encodes these proteins:
- a CDS encoding fatty acid desaturase — its product is MSSSPTQVGASPAGLTASSAGLPIVAPRPTVESRTDRNSIAPKSPPSAAGDSSGEEPERAAGTFSFREARRILGDLFVHRAAIYWADMLLTLTIGYGFAIVYFRAPAFSLLQIASFLIAGFALFRVGSFVHEITHLRQGELLAFRIGWNLLAGIPMLMPSFFYENHIDHHNSHRYGTIRDGEYLPLGNGSRWKLLWFWLQVPLLPIYIYVRLLVVAPLSFLYPPMRKWALEHMSSFVINFRHRLEVPPWAPRKAWAALEMACCLRATVILVAITAGFRPWTYGLQLYFLALLTLGLNYVRNMVAHHYRNAGEEMTYLEQLEDSVNITGGPIFTELFFPLGLRFHALHHLFPSLPYHNLGVAHRRLMAELPADSPYRRTVYPSFWAVMRELWTDRSREKNRVEPSAEAA